One part of the Phycisphaeraceae bacterium genome encodes these proteins:
- a CDS encoding metalloregulator ArsR/SmtB family transcription factor, translating into MKQTEASHLLTEKLSQLADPTRLRLMCLLASAEVSVGEIAKALQLPQSTVSRQLKILAEGSWIHGRSAGTSTFYSLSVDDLDTDAAALWHTVSASAQSMPHVANDQHRLASIIAERKVDTATYFGREGEHWDQVRTELFGGTFAAESLLALIDPFWTVADIGCGTGNIAELLAPWVKQVVLIDQAEHMLEGAKVRLSAYPNVVFKQGSADAIPVDDASVDVAVLSLVLHHTDSPSDALHEARRILKPQGLLLVIDMVAHNREQMSRQMGHKHLGFDEPTFAQWCRDASFAPPIWRVLPCRDATSGPPLFTAIARAAE; encoded by the coding sequence ATGAAACAGACTGAGGCCTCACATCTCCTGACCGAAAAACTTTCGCAGCTTGCGGATCCGACGCGGCTGCGCCTGATGTGCCTGCTCGCGAGCGCTGAGGTTTCGGTTGGAGAAATCGCAAAGGCACTCCAGCTCCCACAGTCCACAGTCAGCAGGCAGCTCAAGATCCTCGCAGAAGGCAGCTGGATTCACGGTCGTTCTGCGGGCACATCGACGTTCTATTCACTCTCTGTTGATGATCTCGACACCGACGCAGCCGCTCTCTGGCACACCGTTTCAGCGTCTGCGCAGTCGATGCCGCACGTTGCTAACGACCAGCACCGACTCGCATCGATCATTGCAGAACGCAAGGTCGATACAGCAACATACTTTGGTCGCGAAGGTGAGCACTGGGACCAGGTGCGCACCGAACTCTTTGGCGGCACATTTGCAGCAGAATCACTTCTTGCACTCATTGATCCGTTCTGGACAGTTGCAGATATCGGGTGTGGCACCGGCAATATCGCGGAACTGCTCGCACCGTGGGTTAAGCAGGTTGTGCTGATAGATCAAGCTGAACACATGCTTGAAGGTGCAAAGGTTCGGCTGTCTGCATATCCGAATGTTGTGTTCAAGCAAGGTAGTGCGGACGCAATTCCTGTTGATGATGCCTCGGTTGATGTTGCAGTGCTCTCGCTGGTGCTCCATCACACGGACTCACCATCAGACGCGCTGCATGAAGCTCGTCGCATTCTCAAACCCCAGGGCCTCCTGCTCGTTATCGATATGGTCGCACACAACCGCGAGCAGATGAGCAGGCAAATGGGACACAAACATCTTGGATTCGACGAGCCGACCTTCGCTCAATGGTGCAGAGATGCAAGCTTTGCACCTCCGATCTGGCGTGTGCTTCCGTGCAGGGATGCAACGTCCGGCCCGCCACTGTTTACAGCAATTGCTCGCGCAGCCGAGTGA
- the asnB gene encoding asparagine synthase (glutamine-hydrolyzing), translating to MCGIAGLFAGPDVPSHVHTSLVRDAISMRDALTHRGPDDAGLWADHSSLGCVVLAHRRLAVRDTSHAGVQPMRSRNSVIVYNGEIYNQPDVHATFDADSLPDPCDTATVLGAMDINGASALRSFRGMYALAHYELHSHSLTLARDPMGIKPLYWTIIRVEGHDVVAFASEIAGLLAHPNVTRKPDPVTISSYLTTIRTTLGERTLLDGVRTLLPGQTISFRYYGNTLQTQRERIEVDDIVIGVHAVSTEHTFEEAVDLTREAVTRSIHAHLPSDVPICCLLSGGLDSSIIASVLSDRLRQRGTLGSVTSSLATWCAASDEAETDDLVFARTMASHLRTEHHEVIVSRDMFLDQWLSMIRRSCVPLSTPNEIAIAEIARDMRSNGYVVAMSGEGADELFGGYDQPLSIITDAFRRDVDVADDAELDILAWMPTQIKPMLMTESAFEAAEHDANLVLYIRDTVRSARDFAKGKYPGDTACDLRLRAHLEFSTKSNLVGLLQRLDTSLMQHSIEGRTPFADAGISQFASSLSVSDRFHIDTDGVTTKRVLRHGFAGVLPESIVQRSKRSFPLPFREWIASASDVLRESEVVRTWIKPEIVDAISDQPAQHWRLAWPIMNLAIWGERMFGDTGVLERMHSTNTTTVSR from the coding sequence ATGTGTGGGATCGCAGGGCTGTTTGCAGGACCAGACGTGCCATCGCACGTTCACACGTCGCTGGTGCGCGATGCGATATCGATGCGCGACGCATTGACACATCGTGGGCCTGATGATGCGGGTCTGTGGGCAGACCATTCTTCACTTGGCTGTGTTGTACTCGCCCATCGCAGGCTGGCAGTGCGAGATACGTCACATGCTGGTGTGCAGCCGATGCGATCACGCAACAGCGTGATTGTCTACAACGGTGAGATATACAACCAGCCGGACGTACATGCAACTTTCGATGCAGACTCCTTGCCGGATCCGTGTGATACTGCGACAGTGCTTGGAGCAATGGATATCAATGGCGCGAGCGCGTTGCGATCGTTCCGTGGAATGTACGCGCTTGCGCATTACGAGTTGCACTCACATTCACTGACGCTCGCACGTGATCCTATGGGGATCAAGCCGCTCTACTGGACGATCATCCGTGTGGAAGGGCACGATGTGGTTGCCTTTGCCAGTGAGATTGCAGGTTTGCTTGCGCATCCAAACGTGACAAGGAAACCTGACCCTGTCACAATAAGTTCATACCTCACAACAATCCGTACGACACTCGGTGAACGGACGCTGCTGGATGGTGTTCGCACGCTGTTGCCAGGGCAGACAATCTCGTTTCGGTATTATGGCAACACGTTGCAAACCCAAAGAGAGCGGATCGAAGTCGATGATATTGTGATCGGTGTCCATGCGGTGTCTACGGAGCACACCTTTGAAGAAGCTGTTGACCTGACGCGCGAAGCAGTCACCCGATCGATACATGCACATCTGCCGAGTGATGTGCCGATTTGTTGTCTTCTGAGCGGCGGCCTTGACAGCTCGATCATCGCGTCGGTGCTTTCGGATCGTTTGCGACAGCGCGGAACGCTTGGGAGCGTGACATCCTCTCTTGCAACGTGGTGTGCGGCATCTGATGAAGCTGAAACCGATGATCTGGTGTTCGCGCGAACGATGGCATCGCATCTTCGCACGGAACATCACGAGGTCATTGTGTCCCGCGACATGTTTCTTGATCAATGGCTGAGCATGATACGTCGATCGTGCGTGCCGCTTTCGACGCCGAACGAGATTGCGATTGCGGAGATCGCTCGTGACATGCGATCGAATGGGTACGTTGTTGCGATGAGCGGTGAGGGAGCAGATGAGTTGTTCGGCGGGTATGACCAGCCGCTGTCCATCATCACCGATGCGTTTCGACGCGATGTGGATGTTGCAGACGATGCGGAACTCGACATCCTCGCATGGATGCCGACGCAGATCAAGCCGATGCTGATGACAGAATCCGCCTTTGAAGCGGCTGAGCATGATGCGAACCTTGTTCTCTATATTCGTGACACAGTTCGTTCTGCACGTGATTTTGCGAAGGGAAAGTACCCCGGCGATACTGCGTGCGATCTGCGGCTGCGTGCACATCTTGAGTTTTCGACAAAATCGAATCTTGTCGGATTGCTTCAGCGACTCGATACGTCGTTAATGCAGCACTCGATCGAAGGCAGGACGCCGTTTGCCGATGCTGGCATTTCACAGTTTGCATCATCGCTTTCCGTGTCAGATCGCTTTCATATTGATACTGATGGTGTAACAACAAAGCGTGTGCTCCGTCACGGGTTTGCGGGTGTGTTGCCCGAGTCTATCGTACAGCGCAGCAAACGGTCGTTCCCGCTTCCATTCAGGGAGTGGATCGCGTCCGCTTCAGATGTGCTGCGAGAGAGCGAGGTCGTTCGCACATGGATCAAGCCCGAGATCGTTGATGCAATTTCCGATCAGCCAGCACAGCACTGGCGACTGGCGTGGCCCATCATGAATCTTGCGATCTGGGGCGAGCGGATGTTTGGCGATACAGGGGTGCTTGAGCGGATGCACTCGACAAACACTACGACCGTTTCCCGATAA